In Trichocoleus desertorum ATA4-8-CV12, a genomic segment contains:
- a CDS encoding GNAT family N-acetyltransferase: MTGCASDWSSIQRDRVEARNLLSPILTIMDVNIRLARLEDRDRMIDLQTKAFRTLCSADYNPKQIQVLVEGQALWRGSNETVFLAEYKAELVGFSGLSTKQRQITAVYTHPQFARQGIGSQVLQALEVAAIEKGYRSLWVLSSLTAVGFYQAQGYKLIRKDGFWAEVGEWIPCFMLEKQLLPTASAEKHSTYVPLILLMGLLAVGLILALLR, translated from the coding sequence GTGACTGGTTGCGCTAGCGATTGGTCCTCAATTCAGCGCGATCGCGTAGAAGCTCGGAACCTCCTCAGTCCAATCTTAACCATCATGGACGTTAACATCCGGCTAGCCCGATTAGAAGACCGCGATCGCATGATTGATTTGCAAACAAAGGCTTTCAGGACGCTCTGCTCTGCTGACTACAATCCGAAGCAAATTCAGGTGTTGGTTGAGGGACAAGCCTTGTGGCGGGGATCGAATGAAACGGTTTTTCTGGCTGAATATAAAGCTGAGTTAGTGGGTTTTTCGGGTCTGTCAACGAAGCAACGACAGATTACGGCTGTTTATACCCATCCTCAATTTGCTCGGCAAGGTATTGGTAGCCAGGTTTTGCAAGCATTAGAAGTAGCTGCAATTGAGAAAGGATATCGCTCTCTCTGGGTGCTGTCATCGCTGACGGCTGTAGGTTTTTACCAGGCCCAAGGTTATAAGCTGATCCGCAAAGATGGCTTCTGGGCTGAGGTTGGCGAGTGGATTCCTTGCTTTATGTTGGAAAAGCAACTTCTCCCAACTGCCAGCGCAGAAAAACATTCTACCTATGTGCCTCTGATCCTATTGATGGGGCTGTTAGCCGTTGGTTTGATTTTGGCATTGCTCAGGTAG
- a CDS encoding tetratricopeptide repeat protein produces MKSDTTLRMRRIVSDTQLEKNRLTGLVNGTICSLLLSSNQSSSEEPQKIQDLARKVEFLQKSLQKASPELFFTATDHLKQGHAFLSESRFLESIASLNKAIELEPNSLAAWNLLATAQNASGSYKEAIESLDRAIHLQHNNAQAWFVRGIVFSNLAQYQKAIKSLDQALQTEYEDAYIWYAKARCYALQGNAALTVRCLRWAINFNPSCRAMVASDPTFSQIREDEEFINLTTYK; encoded by the coding sequence ATGAAAAGTGATACAACACTTCGAATGAGACGTATTGTATCAGACACTCAACTAGAGAAAAATCGGCTTACAGGCTTAGTTAATGGAACCATATGCTCGCTGTTGTTGAGTTCAAATCAGTCATCTTCTGAAGAACCTCAAAAAATCCAAGATCTAGCCAGAAAGGTTGAATTTCTCCAAAAATCTCTCCAAAAAGCAAGTCCTGAGTTGTTTTTCACTGCGACCGACCACCTAAAACAAGGACATGCTTTTCTCTCGGAATCAAGATTCTTAGAGTCAATCGCATCCTTAAACAAAGCAATTGAGCTAGAGCCTAATAGCTTGGCTGCATGGAATTTGCTTGCTACAGCTCAAAATGCATCAGGAAGCTACAAGGAGGCAATTGAATCTTTAGATCGAGCAATTCACTTACAACACAATAATGCTCAAGCTTGGTTTGTCCGTGGTATTGTATTTTCCAATTTGGCTCAGTATCAAAAAGCAATTAAGTCTTTAGACCAAGCGCTCCAAACTGAATATGAAGATGCATACATTTGGTATGCCAAAGCGAGATGTTACGCATTGCAAGGTAATGCTGCCTTAACAGTTAGATGTCTGAGATGGGCAATTAACTTTAATCCTAGCTGTCGAGCAATGGTAGCTTCTGATCCGACTTTCTCTCAAATTCGAGAAGATGAAGAATTCATAAATTTAACTACGTACAAGTAA
- a CDS encoding glycosyltransferase, whose amino-acid sequence MAANIKVALVHDYLREYGDAERVLQVIHRLYPEAPLYTAFVDYQQLGADAKRFTDWDIRTTLAQKLPGITRHPHRWRDLLPYFWENLDLSEFDLVISSSGDFLSKSVLTRAETLHVSYCHTPPRHLWERLRSRPYPRWYDTWLDTRLRQYDFYASQRVDRYITNSRTVARRIQKFYNHPAEVIPPPIKVHGEGEAGDRYYLYVGKLTRQMQVDLVVRACTQLDRPLWIVGTGNDAEYLDLLRSLAGPEVKFLGEAPEEALPSLYAEAKALVFPCSSADFGREAVEAMGHGIPVIASQQSGLREVVLDYRTGLLFPQPTVESLIDALKQFEGLRFSSVACIERAEEFAESVFVDRLQWFIAQALDAHNASGVETERDPFV is encoded by the coding sequence ATGGCAGCCAACATCAAAGTGGCTTTGGTGCATGACTACCTGCGCGAGTACGGAGATGCAGAGCGGGTACTACAGGTGATCCATCGTCTCTACCCAGAAGCACCGCTCTACACTGCTTTTGTGGATTATCAACAATTAGGTGCCGATGCCAAACGTTTTACGGATTGGGATATTCGGACCACGTTAGCTCAAAAGTTACCTGGTATCACTCGCCATCCCCACCGTTGGCGGGACTTACTGCCCTACTTCTGGGAGAACCTAGACTTATCCGAATTTGATCTGGTGATTTCTTCTTCCGGCGATTTTTTGAGTAAATCAGTTTTGACCAGAGCCGAAACATTGCATGTCAGCTATTGCCACACACCGCCCCGCCATCTCTGGGAACGCTTGCGATCGCGCCCATATCCACGTTGGTATGACACTTGGCTGGATACTCGCTTGAGGCAATATGACTTTTATGCCTCCCAAAGAGTCGATCGTTACATCACCAACTCCCGCACCGTTGCCCGTCGCATCCAGAAGTTTTACAACCATCCAGCGGAGGTGATTCCACCCCCAATCAAAGTGCATGGCGAAGGTGAAGCAGGCGATCGCTACTACCTCTATGTCGGCAAGCTAACCCGTCAGATGCAAGTTGATCTGGTGGTCAGGGCTTGCACTCAGCTTGATCGTCCACTGTGGATTGTCGGCACAGGCAATGATGCAGAATATTTGGACTTGCTGCGTAGTCTTGCTGGCCCTGAGGTGAAGTTTTTAGGAGAAGCTCCAGAAGAAGCTCTGCCTAGCCTCTACGCAGAAGCCAAAGCTCTAGTTTTTCCTTGTAGCAGTGCCGACTTTGGCAGAGAAGCGGTGGAAGCGATGGGACATGGTATCCCTGTCATTGCTTCTCAGCAAAGTGGATTGCGGGAAGTGGTGTTAGATTACAGAACCGGATTGCTCTTTCCCCAACCCACGGTCGAGAGCCTGATCGACGCCCTCAAGCAATTTGAAGGACTCCGTTTTTCTTCAGTGGCTTGCATCGAGCGAGCTGAGGAATTTGCCGAATCCGTGTTTGTGGATCGGCTGCAATGGTTTATTGCTCAAGCTCTTGATGCCCACAATGCCAGCGGGGTAGAGACAGAACGCGACCCTTTTGTTTAG